A single region of the Biomaibacter acetigenes genome encodes:
- a CDS encoding DL-endopeptidase inhibitor IseA family protein, which yields MDSEQKVIALLKKYFTSERARIIYETLGFETVNGMFYKELSDICGIFIWENAIIYDIKFNKNMARAVFLVPFESETGTHYKETVVEYIYLKDQGWRINSQIY from the coding sequence ATAGACTCTGAGCAAAAAGTAATTGCACTTCTAAAAAAATATTTTACCAGTGAAAGAGCTAGAATTATTTATGAAACTTTAGGGTTCGAAACGGTGAATGGAATGTTTTACAAAGAACTTAGTGATATTTGCGGCATTTTTATATGGGAAAACGCAATAATTTACGATATAAAATTTAATAAAAATATGGCTCGAGCAGTATTTTTAGTTCCGTTTGAATCAGAAACAGGTACACATTATAAAGAAACTGTAGTAGAATATATTTATTTGAAAGACCAGGGTTGGAGAATAAACTCTCAAATATATTGA
- a CDS encoding nuclease-related domain-containing protein — translation MKTLFDKGNYGEFLTFSYLERLPEYKRLLTNIYVPKEDGTTTEIDLVMIEETGVYVFESKNYSGWIFGDEKSKYWTQTLQNKQKNHFFNPIWQNKAHIKVLKNIFDVDESVFKSYIVFSERCKLKKINVTSPTVKVINRQDLTRTIKKDISNSPKLLTKNKIDEIYSALERFALAGEDIKRKHIESIKNIKITVCHLLSPFYFFISLFLFWKIL, via the coding sequence TTGAAAACATTATTTGACAAAGGAAATTATGGGGAATTTTTAACTTTTTCATATTTGGAAAGATTACCTGAATATAAAAGACTTTTAACAAATATATATGTGCCTAAGGAAGATGGAACAACCACAGAAATAGATTTAGTGATGATTGAGGAAACGGGAGTATATGTTTTTGAGTCTAAAAATTATAGTGGTTGGATATTCGGTGACGAAAAAAGCAAATATTGGACACAAACATTACAAAACAAACAAAAAAATCACTTCTTTAATCCAATATGGCAGAATAAAGCTCATATAAAGGTACTTAAAAATATATTTGATGTAGACGAATCTGTATTTAAATCATACATTGTATTTAGTGAAAGATGTAAATTGAAAAAAATTAATGTTACTTCTCCTACAGTTAAAGTTATTAATAGGCAAGATTTAACAAGAACAATAAAAAAAGATATTTCAAATTCCCCAAAACTTTTAACAAAAAATAAAATAGATGAGATATATTCTGCTTTAGAAAGGTTTGCTCTTGCTGGAGAAGATATTAAAAGAAAGCATATCGAGAGTATAAAAAATATAAAAATTACAGTCTGCCATCTCCTATCGCCATTTTATTTCTTTATATCATTGTTTTTATTCTGGAAAATTCTGTAG
- a CDS encoding helix-turn-helix domain-containing protein — MTALILKMKSGDEEAFIKLIDRFSPMIKKCGYQMGYGDDFTEELIEMLICAIHRFNPEVYNRGKGPTEDYDMNLLEANLVIWIKNYIKYAVEYITDKYETYSKTQLPILNCPVYDDNEEEMIDQGADENADMAEEICSSIEVEKNYQKS; from the coding sequence ATGACAGCATTGATATTAAAAATGAAATCGGGAGATGAGGAAGCTTTTATAAAACTTATTGACAGATTTAGCCCTATGATTAAAAAATGCGGATATCAAATGGGATATGGTGATGACTTCACAGAAGAACTAATAGAAATGCTGATATGTGCCATTCACAGATTCAATCCTGAAGTTTATAACAGGGGGAAGGGGCCTACGGAAGATTATGATATGAATTTATTGGAGGCAAATCTTGTAATATGGATAAAAAACTACATTAAATATGCAGTCGAATACATTACTGATAAATATGAAACATATAGTAAAACACAATTGCCTATTCTTAACTGCCCTGTTTATGATGACAATGAAGAAGAGATGATAGATCAGGGAGCAGATGAAAATGCTGATATGGCCGAAGAAATTTGCAGCAGCATAGAAGTTGAAAAAAACTATCAAAAAAGCTAA
- a CDS encoding cyclic lactone autoinducer peptide, with protein MTDLKRKIIAIDAYLFTLVVGTVAADKPFCMGWFYQPEVPEILKGPIKKKKGVV; from the coding sequence GTGACAGACTTAAAAAGAAAAATAATAGCAATCGATGCATATTTATTCACACTTGTTGTTGGCACTGTCGCTGCTGATAAACCTTTTTGCATGGGATGGTTTTATCAGCCTGAAGTACCGGAAATCTTGAAAGGGCCAATTAAAAAGAAGAAAGGTGTTGTATAA
- a CDS encoding sigma factor-like helix-turn-helix DNA-binding protein yields the protein MLLGYTEVETAKKMGISQQAVHKGKKRALEKLREEYLKDEYWKMKDDD from the coding sequence ATTTTACTTGGTTATACCGAAGTCGAAACGGCAAAAAAGATGGGGATATCACAGCAAGCAGTACATAAGGGAAAAAAGAGAGCATTGGAGAAACTGAGAGAAGAATATTTAAAGGATGAGTATTGGAAGATGAAGGACGATGATTAA
- a CDS encoding PQQ-binding-like beta-propeller repeat protein, with the protein MGRGKKFFIISIGVLLTLCFIYRLEFYKSIPSGQMMWNVQDPEQDEQSIFPIADVDPIRKTLYIAMDNNTIKALNVSGKEKWNIQLNEQCLIKNIKVCPDGNVLIISDNKPFLTKINPDGQILYQSSTESNINGISASDTPKFDEKGNFYLISSGGDVIAFSKECKVIWSKKLSKSLEFIEIGDTAIYVGTFMKPSKVWAIDYNGKILWEYSKNPSVIMDLAVNNNEIYLSCMDSELIQKIFDDQIDKETANPCNVVCLDDKGKEKWTSTIPGAKYGSDDILYSSNNNSIYVIGFRGDCYNLCCFDTEGRLKWNTENLYNIDPWWHNYSFIVDKQGNIYLGTFNNNLIKLDKNGNKCWMFTSIKKSASGALPIAIDEVHDIVFVGMAYYEKRRKKDRVNFSL; encoded by the coding sequence ATGGGAAGAGGAAAAAAGTTTTTTATTATTAGCATTGGAGTTTTATTGACATTATGTTTTATTTACAGGCTTGAGTTTTATAAAAGTATTCCATCCGGGCAAATGATGTGGAATGTCCAAGATCCTGAACAAGATGAACAATCTATTTTTCCGATAGCTGACGTTGATCCAATTAGGAAGACTCTTTATATCGCTATGGACAATAATACTATCAAGGCTTTAAATGTTTCAGGTAAAGAAAAGTGGAATATTCAACTAAATGAACAATGTTTAATTAAAAATATAAAGGTTTGCCCCGATGGAAATGTTCTTATAATAAGTGATAACAAACCTTTTTTAACCAAAATAAACCCAGATGGGCAAATCTTGTACCAAAGCTCAACCGAAAGTAATATAAATGGGATTAGTGCATCGGATACTCCGAAATTTGACGAAAAAGGTAATTTTTATCTAATAAGTTCCGGCGGTGATGTAATAGCTTTTAGTAAAGAATGTAAAGTTATATGGTCTAAAAAATTGAGTAAAAGCCTGGAGTTTATCGAAATCGGCGATACGGCAATATATGTTGGCACTTTTATGAAACCTTCAAAAGTGTGGGCTATTGATTATAATGGTAAGATTCTTTGGGAATACTCTAAAAATCCATCGGTTATTATGGATCTTGCTGTTAACAATAACGAAATTTATCTTTCCTGTATGGATTCAGAACTGATACAAAAGATTTTTGACGACCAAATAGATAAAGAAACGGCTAACCCGTGTAATGTAGTGTGTTTGGACGATAAAGGTAAGGAAAAGTGGACTAGTACTATCCCCGGAGCGAAATATGGTTCCGACGACATCTTATATTCTTCTAATAATAATAGTATATATGTAATAGGTTTCCGGGGAGACTGCTACAATTTATGCTGCTTCGATACAGAAGGAAGACTCAAATGGAATACTGAAAATCTGTATAATATAGATCCCTGGTGGCACAATTATTCTTTTATTGTCGATAAGCAGGGAAATATTTATTTGGGAACTTTTAACAATAACCTTATTAAACTGGACAAAAACGGCAATAAATGTTGGATGTTTACTTCCATAAAAAAGAGCGCTTCAGGGGCTCTTCCTATCGCTATTGACGAAGTACATGACATAGTGTTTGTTGGGATGGCTTACTATGAAAAAAGACGGAAAAAAGATCGTGTGAACTTTTCGCTGTAA